The following is a genomic window from Nitrosomonas communis.
GGCATAACGAAGATTATCGCTGATGGTGCCATAAAATAAGATCGGGTTTTGTGACACTAATGCAAAACTTGCTCGTAACGCTGTTATTTCCAATCGCCGGATATCGATCCCTTCCAGCTTGATGCAACCAAATTGCGGATCATAAAAACGTAATAGCAAATCCAGCAAGGTCGATTTTCCAGCACCTGATGGCCCGACCAGCGCCAGCATCTCGCCGGGTTTAATAGTCAATGACAATTTATTGAGGGCAAGCACATCAGGACGCGAGGGATAAGCAAAACACAATTGCTCTATTTCGATATGACCCGATACGTTCAGCAAGGATTTGGGATGAGCAGGCGATACGATCTGGCTGGGAGCAGATAATAACTCAACAGTACGCTCAGCGGCACCTGCAGCACGTTGCAGTTCTCCCAAAACTTCCGAAATCGAACCCACCGCAGAACCTACGATAACACTGTAAAAAACAAATGCTGCCAATTCACCTCCACTAATCTGCCCTGCAATCACATCCATACCTCCCACCCAAAGAACCAGACCCACTGCGCCAAACACCAGGATAATCACCGCGGTGATTAACCATGCGCGTTGAATGGTTCGTTGCTTGGCTATGGCAAAAGCATCCTCCACATGCCGATGAAAATTGATCTTATCGATCTCCTGATGGTTGTAAGCTTGCACAGTCTTTATCTGCCCCAGTATCTCGCCGATATAAGCACCTACTGCTGCTACTTTGTCCTGGCTCTGACGGGACAGACGCCGTACCCTGTGCCCAAACACCAGAATAGGCGCTACCACCAACGGCACGCTGACTAACACCAGTGCTGTCAACTTGGCATTAGTTATAAATAACCAGACCACCCCTCCCAGCAGCATTACCAGATTACGCAAAGCAACTGAAACAGATGAACCAACCACGGTTTGCAGTAACGTCATATCTGCAGTCAAGCGTGATTGAATTTCGAGACTGCGGTTATTTTCAAAAAAACCAGGGTGCAGATGGATTAAATGATCGAATACTTTGCAGCGGATATCCGCTACCACACGCTCGCCCAGCCAAGTCACCCAGTAAAAGCGCGTAAAGGTACCTAGCGCCAACGAGATAATCAGCAATATGAAAATAAGCATATACTGCGTCAGCAGCTCAACTGATTGGGTAGCCAGACCACGATCAATCATCAGGCGGATGCCCTGCCCGATGGAAAGCATGATCGTTGCAGTAAACAGCAGCGCCACGAGGCTGAAAGCGACCTGCTTTTTGTAGGGCGCAACAAACGCTACCACCATTCTGGCCTTCTGCCAGCGATCGTGGAACACACGCAATAAATTATTCATTTGAGGTAATCTGTAACAAAAATGTAGACCTACCGGTTTTGGATAACACAAATAAAATCGTTCTGACGAAAGCACTGAATCAATTTAATTTGTTGCATAACATATCAGCTATCAACTTTAGTAAGCTAATCATTATCCTGAATCATAGAACTATATGTTTCATTCCATACTCGCCATTTGCATCGGTGCATCGTTAGGCGCTCTCCTACGGTGGCTCCTTGGAAGCACGCTCAACGCGCTATTTCCAGCCATTCCGCCAGGAACGCTCATCGCCAATCTCATTGGCAGCTATTTGATAGGTATAGCAATTGCCCTATTTGCCAATCACCCTGAGCTTGCCCCCCAGTGGCGTTTATTTATTATTACTGGCTTCCTCGGTGGACTCACGACTTTCTCTACCTTCTCGGCAGAAATTATCACGCTCATTCAACAAGAACGACTATTTTTAGCAGCCGGTGCTATCAGTCTACATGTGATAGGATCATTGTTGATGACAATGCTCGGGTTAGCAACAATTTCGCTTTTCAGGAGCGCCTAAATTCAAGGAAGAAAGATTATGCATGGTTATCAATTGACTTTTTTTACCCAACAAGCCCGTCAACATGATGGCTTACCCTTGGGTGAATGGTTATTACAAGAATCGCGCAGACTCGGTATCAGAGGTGCCACATTAATGGCTGCAACCCAAGGTTACGGTCATGATGGCAAACTACATGCAGCACATTTTTTCGAGCTGAATGATCAGCCCATAGAAGTAATGATGGCGCTGAGTGAAGCTGACGCCAAACGCATATTTAACCGACTACACGAAGAAGGAATCAATATCTTCTTCATCAAAACACCCATAGAATATGGTATGAGCGAAGAACACTAAACAGCTCATTTTCACTCTGGTGTGACAACTCCACCTGGAAGTAAGTTATTGTGGAGGCATTTCATAATCTGCCGTAAGCAGTTCCAACAGATGTCCATTTGGATCACGGAAATAAACTCCACGCCCTCCATAATTATGATTAATCGTCATATTTTCTGCCTCAGTAGGACCACTGCCATATTTAAGCTTCTCTGCCTGCAAGCGCGCAAAGATTTCGTCAAACTCCTGCTCGGAAACTTTAAATGCATAATGGTGCGATTCAAATTTTTCCTTGTTATCAAAATCCAGGCATAGCGTATCGTTCACCCGCACCACAATAAAGTGGGAGAATTTACCCAAGTATTCAAAACCAAATAATCTGCAATAAAGCTCTGCGGACGCTTGCTTATCAAAGCACGGCACAATCGTATGATTAAGGGTAATGGTCATAATTCGCTCCTTTTGCAAGAGATTTAACCTGAAAATCTTCAAGAGTGGAATTTCTATTTTAGAATATCATCACTATGAATGAACAGTGAAAGAAGCCATTATCACTTGGACAGCAATATCCAATTATTGGTAATTTTTCCTCATAAATTAAAATTCCTGGGCACTAACAAGCGATCTGTAATTTCTTAACAAAAAATGACTACTTTAATTCCCAGCTACTCAATCTGCGTTTCGCGCATGACTGCCGGTGAAAGACGTTTCGCTCAACGCCTGGAAGCAAAACTGGAGGATGATTATTTATGTTGGCATGATGTACCTGTCGGTCAATCGCTGAGGCATCCGGATTTTAGATTGTGCTTGGTAGCACAGAGACTGTTTAGCAATACTGGACTCTGGCATTAACGCAGTACTTTTACAGCATTCCTCTATCTCTCATTGGTCACAAGTAGGAGATGGTAGCGAACGCCATCATTTGCCGCTCAAATCTGCAATCGCTTGTAAAACAACTGTTACTTCCTTAGGGGTATTCATGATGCCAAACGCAATTCGGGCATACGGCTTGGCGTACGGCGTTACGCTTGCAATAATATGTCGTTCAAGCAATTTGTCGACTACTGCTTCCGGTGTCATGCCAGCGACCTCAAAGCAGATAATGCCAGCGGCAAGCTGGTTATCGCGTGGCGTATGCAACGTCACACGCGGGATCTTCGCCAGCCCTTCCCTGCATAAGCTGTTGAGATCAGCAATGCGCGCAGCAATACGTGCACGGCTGATAGTCTTGTGAAATTGGAAGGCATCCGCCATCGCCCACTGATGTTCATAAGCAAAAAATTCACCAGGTGAAACCCAGTCCGCCCGGGTAGGGCCCTTCAGCACCTCACCCTTCAGCCATGCTTCGATGAGCTCGTGGCTGATAAAGCTTGGTATAGTCGGGCGGATTTGGGCCCAAGCGGCATCACGTGCCCAGACGATGCCGGTACCGCGTGGCGCGAATAGCCATTTGTGCGTGCCGGCTGCCAAAAAATCACAGCCCAGCTCCGGCAGGGATTCATCTACCGCGCCATAGCCATGCACGCCATCAACTACTAACAAGATACGGTCACTATTATCACGGTGGCGATTTATTTCTCCAAGCGCATCTGCTATCTTATGCACCGGCAAGCGTATGCCACTGCGGGAATGCACCCAGGTAATGCCAACCACGCGAGTATTGGGTTGAATGGCTTTCACCAGACGTCCGATGATCTCATCCTCCGTTGCGGTAGAGGATTGCCCGTACAATGCAATACGCCGCCAGGAGGTGCCGTTCTTTTCTGCAGCAAAACGGATAGATTCGTGGTGTGCGTAATGGTCATGCACTGTGGTGAGAATTTCCTGTCCACGCTTGAGCAGCAGCCCGTTATAAATCAGCGCAAGACCGGTGGTGGTATTCGGCGTAATAGCATATTCATTCGCCTTGCCGCCCGAGTACGCAGCTGCTGCTTCACAAATCCGTGTGGCTATCTCAAATCTTCCTTGCTTGACAACCAAGTACGGATTTTCGTCTATCGCTTTGCGGTATTTATCGATGGCTTCGCGTACTGGCCGCGGATGCGATGCAATGTAGAAGCTGGCCAGATGAATGTAGTCAGGGGATAAGTTGAATTGCGCACGCACGGAGGCCCAATCAAGAGAATCAAATGCACTGGCCGCGTGGTTATTTCCTGTTGCAGCCAGCGGCAGTGCAGCGCTGGCAACGGCAGTCCATGTGGCACTTAACAAAAATTCACGGCGCGTCACAGACATTATCTTTCCTCCCTATTTACCTATTTACCGCAATCCTGATGCTGGCCTATGTGACCCCATCGAGGGGTGGATGAGAAGCACGGTATCTTGTTGACGGCCTCGACACTTGTTTGGCGACTTCGTACTGGTTGCCACAAAGAGCGGTAGATTTATTGCTACCTTGCAGCCTAGCCGCTCATTTTCCTGATGCGGTGCCATTGCTGATAGTGCTTAGCCATCTCATTTCTATCACAGCAGTAAGGCTATAAAAATCAATCCCGTCACCTATATAATTGCCGTGTGCTGCTATTGGCTGAACCATACTAGTCCAGCTAGTTATTCCTTTTCTAAATCAAAACTGACTTTGTCGGCTTCACCTTGCCGTATTATTTATACTGTCTGCGGCTCACCTTCGCGTCATTTTTGATTTGAAAATGGAATTACACCTTGATGCTAGGGAATAATAAATAGGCGGGCAATAATGCATGTGCATACAATTTTTATCCTTATAAATCAGGCCCACCCATAAATTGCATTTCTCGCGTTCGGCAAAGCAATACGAACAGCGATGTCGGGTGACTCATACGCATAAACCTGCGTCAGAGCAGGTGACAACTTATCGAGAAAGTAGCTTTAACAAATCATTACATTTCTTTCCAGTCTGTAGCTTGTTCGAATGCATAAGCCGCTTGATAAATTGTTACTTCGTCAAAATGTTTTCCAACTAACATCATGCCGATGGGTAGCCCCTCCACTATGCCGCACGGTATGCTCATCGCTGGATGATGGCTAATATTAAAGGGGCAGGTATTGCCGATCTGCTCTATGGCTCTGGCCACATATTCTTCCCTGCTCGCTTCAGCAGTTGGCAGTTTGGTTGCTTTCATGGGCATAGTTGGCATCAGCAGCAAATCATACTCATTCAATACAGCATTATAAGCAGCCGTTAGTCGGCGCGTCAGGTTAATCGCTTTACCATAGTAATACGTGCCATGATATTTCTTAATATAACTACCAAGCACAGTGAATAATTTGGTGGTTTCGGACAATTCGTCAGCGCGTCGCTGCCAACCATGTAATTTACTGATTAAGCTGGTGATGTACAAGTCAGAGCGTGACAGACCATAACCATTGCCAAACATCATAGTCTGCGTAATCCCTTCCACACCAATGGGTGTCCATATTGCGGGTGCAATCAGATGGCAAGGAATCGATACTTCATCTATCTGGGCGCCAAGTTTTTGCAACCATTCAGCAGCTTTTTTCACTTTCGCATCCGATGCTGCTTCTGATTCCGGCCGAGCAAATCCTTCCTTTACCATGGCAATTTTCATGCCTTTGACGCCGCCATCAAGTCTCTGTGAATACTTGACCTTTGCTGCTGTACCAGGCTGGCGGGAGTCGTAACCATCTACACCGGCGATTACCTCCAGCATCAGTGCATTATCCGCCACGTTTGCTGTCATCGGACCGGTATGATCGACGAAAATCTCAATCGGCATGATACCGGTATAAGGCACGAGACCATAGGTTGGTTTCATACCGTAAATGCCTGACCAGGAAGAGGGCATACGGATTGAGCCGCCCTGGTCTCCACCGATTGCCATATCAGCTTCTCCTAGCGCCACGACTACTGCACTGCCGGAAGAAGAACCGCCAGCGGAATACCCCTTCTTATGCGGATTATGGACTGGCCCCTTGGCACACGTATGGCTTCCACCAGAAATGCAGTAAGACTCACAATGCGTTTTACCTATGATCTCAGCACCAGCATCGAGCAATCGGGTAACGACCGTTGCATCAACATCTGGTATATAACCTTCGAGAATGGAACTGCCATTCATCATGGGCACGCCAGCCACCATGACATTATCCTTGATTGCGATTCTTTTACCTTTTAAAGGACCAGTGGATGCACCTTTAATGGAGGTCTTAACATACCAGGCATTATGAGAATTTTCTTCTACTGATGGAGCATGTCCGGAAGTACGAGGGTATTGTATGATTGGTAAATCATCAGGCAGGGCATCAACC
Proteins encoded in this region:
- a CDS encoding ABC transporter transmembrane domain-containing protein, which encodes MNNLLRVFHDRWQKARMVVAFVAPYKKQVAFSLVALLFTATIMLSIGQGIRLMIDRGLATQSVELLTQYMLIFILLIISLALGTFTRFYWVTWLGERVVADIRCKVFDHLIHLHPGFFENNRSLEIQSRLTADMTLLQTVVGSSVSVALRNLVMLLGGVVWLFITNAKLTALVLVSVPLVVAPILVFGHRVRRLSRQSQDKVAAVGAYIGEILGQIKTVQAYNHQEIDKINFHRHVEDAFAIAKQRTIQRAWLITAVIILVFGAVGLVLWVGGMDVIAGQISGGELAAFVFYSVIVGSAVGSISEVLGELQRAAGAAERTVELLSAPSQIVSPAHPKSLLNVSGHIEIEQLCFAYPSRPDVLALNKLSLTIKPGEMLALVGPSGAGKSTLLDLLLRFYDPQFGCIKLEGIDIRRLEITALRASFALVSQNPILFYGTISDNLRYARQDATDAEVEIAAKAAYAHEFIVNLPRGYQTHLGDAGLGLSGGQKQRIAIARAILANAAILLLDEATSALDAESEYWVKQALSQLMAHRTTIAIAHRLSTVKSADRIAVLNHGRVEALGTHAELMATSELYARLAALQFET
- the crcB gene encoding fluoride efflux transporter CrcB — encoded protein: MFHSILAICIGASLGALLRWLLGSTLNALFPAIPPGTLIANLIGSYLIGIAIALFANHPELAPQWRLFIITGFLGGLTTFSTFSAEIITLIQQERLFLAAGAISLHVIGSLLMTMLGLATISLFRSA
- a CDS encoding DUF190 domain-containing protein; this translates as MHGYQLTFFTQQARQHDGLPLGEWLLQESRRLGIRGATLMAATQGYGHDGKLHAAHFFELNDQPIEVMMALSEADAKRIFNRLHEEGINIFFIKTPIEYGMSEEH
- a CDS encoding VOC family protein, encoding MTITLNHTIVPCFDKQASAELYCRLFGFEYLGKFSHFIVVRVNDTLCLDFDNKEKFESHHYAFKVSEQEFDEIFARLQAEKLKYGSGPTEAENMTINHNYGGRGVYFRDPNGHLLELLTADYEMPPQ
- a CDS encoding aminotransferase class V-fold PLP-dependent enzyme gives rise to the protein MSVTRREFLLSATWTAVASAALPLAATGNNHAASAFDSLDWASVRAQFNLSPDYIHLASFYIASHPRPVREAIDKYRKAIDENPYLVVKQGRFEIATRICEAAAAYSGGKANEYAITPNTTTGLALIYNGLLLKRGQEILTTVHDHYAHHESIRFAAEKNGTSWRRIALYGQSSTATEDEIIGRLVKAIQPNTRVVGITWVHSRSGIRLPVHKIADALGEINRHRDNSDRILLVVDGVHGYGAVDESLPELGCDFLAAGTHKWLFAPRGTGIVWARDAAWAQIRPTIPSFISHELIEAWLKGEVLKGPTRADWVSPGEFFAYEHQWAMADAFQFHKTISRARIAARIADLNSLCREGLAKIPRVTLHTPRDNQLAAGIICFEVAGMTPEAVVDKLLERHIIASVTPYAKPYARIAFGIMNTPKEVTVVLQAIADLSGK
- a CDS encoding amidase; amino-acid sequence: MAVPLPTTDQIREAAKEVGVSLTDEDVRSYRALIAPHINAYNLVDALPDDLPIIQYPRTSGHAPSVEENSHNAWYVKTSIKGASTGPLKGKRIAIKDNVMVAGVPMMNGSSILEGYIPDVDATVVTRLLDAGAEIIGKTHCESYCISGGSHTCAKGPVHNPHKKGYSAGGSSSGSAVVVALGEADMAIGGDQGGSIRMPSSWSGIYGMKPTYGLVPYTGIMPIEIFVDHTGPMTANVADNALMLEVIAGVDGYDSRQPGTAAKVKYSQRLDGGVKGMKIAMVKEGFARPESEAASDAKVKKAAEWLQKLGAQIDEVSIPCHLIAPAIWTPIGVEGITQTMMFGNGYGLSRSDLYITSLISKLHGWQRRADELSETTKLFTVLGSYIKKYHGTYYYGKAINLTRRLTAAYNAVLNEYDLLLMPTMPMKATKLPTAEASREEYVARAIEQIGNTCPFNISHHPAMSIPCGIVEGLPIGMMLVGKHFDEVTIYQAAYAFEQATDWKEM